In Chryseobacterium gleum, a single genomic region encodes these proteins:
- a CDS encoding tetratricopeptide repeat protein: MKDIMNMNVKKIAFGAAVVFFTGFASAQTLQDGINSIDSDKFAQAKTNFTEMIAKEPTAENYFYLGNTFLRQGEPDYAKATENFNKGLAADGKSYLNKIGLAAVKLGKGDKNAVAEIQKVVTDSKEKDAEVLFRAAEALTLFEKNSSPDLAIQYLNKAIEKAEKKGVPAHYYYTLGDAYRLKRSPGEAMSAYDKALPVAKNKASVYTRMATLWMAAQVWQKAKESVDKAIAVDPTYAPAYKALAGYDIRYQQNAKATQDLINYTKYADEDPYTQLEIAKLYFTNEDYANSKMVLDKIFDKIDDPIKFKLRAYNAYADRNYADAKQNMDTFVSQAEKTRILPADQGLQGLIAAGLAKDEKDAAKKSALMAEAQQKVGIAKAAKDETMKWDLELANIAGGGGASQAEADKGPTNPTIEALKKQVAANSQDSDALFKLATAYQNAKNWNGAILTWQKMSALLPDWAPAYYSQGYSYQQAGNNEAAKLAYEKFISTVKPADQEANKQTLAYAYFAVAYMSKDSDPAKAKDYVAKSLQLDPTYQDAVKLNAEINK, encoded by the coding sequence ATGAAAGATATAATGAATATGAATGTAAAGAAGATTGCTTTTGGAGCAGCCGTGGTATTTTTTACCGGTTTTGCCTCTGCACAGACATTGCAGGATGGTATCAACAGTATAGACAGTGATAAATTTGCACAGGCAAAAACAAACTTCACTGAAATGATCGCTAAAGAGCCTACAGCTGAAAACTACTTCTATTTAGGAAATACTTTCTTAAGACAAGGAGAGCCGGATTATGCTAAAGCAACTGAGAACTTCAACAAGGGATTAGCTGCTGACGGTAAAAGCTATCTTAACAAAATCGGTTTAGCTGCTGTTAAATTAGGTAAAGGGGATAAAAATGCCGTTGCTGAAATTCAGAAAGTAGTTACTGATTCAAAAGAAAAAGATGCTGAAGTATTATTCAGAGCTGCAGAAGCTTTAACTTTATTTGAAAAGAACAGTTCTCCTGATCTTGCTATTCAGTACCTTAATAAGGCTATTGAAAAAGCTGAGAAAAAAGGAGTTCCTGCACATTATTATTATACATTAGGAGACGCTTACAGATTGAAAAGATCTCCGGGGGAAGCAATGTCGGCTTACGACAAGGCGTTACCTGTAGCTAAAAATAAAGCTTCCGTTTACACGAGAATGGCTACATTATGGATGGCTGCACAGGTATGGCAAAAAGCGAAAGAGAGCGTTGATAAAGCAATTGCAGTAGACCCTACTTATGCTCCGGCATACAAGGCATTGGCTGGTTATGATATCAGATACCAACAAAATGCAAAAGCTACACAAGACCTTATCAACTATACAAAATATGCTGATGAAGATCCATATACTCAATTAGAAATTGCTAAATTATACTTCACCAATGAAGATTATGCAAACTCTAAAATGGTATTGGACAAGATTTTTGATAAAATTGACGATCCTATTAAGTTCAAATTAAGAGCTTACAACGCATATGCAGACAGAAACTATGCAGATGCTAAACAGAATATGGATACTTTCGTTTCTCAGGCTGAGAAAACAAGAATATTGCCTGCGGACCAAGGTTTACAGGGACTTATTGCTGCTGGTTTAGCAAAAGATGAAAAAGATGCTGCTAAAAAATCTGCTTTAATGGCTGAAGCTCAGCAAAAAGTGGGTATTGCAAAAGCTGCTAAGGATGAAACAATGAAGTGGGATCTTGAATTGGCTAATATCGCAGGTGGTGGAGGTGCTTCTCAGGCAGAAGCAGACAAAGGACCTACTAACCCTACCATTGAAGCGTTGAAAAAGCAAGTGGCCGCAAACAGCCAGGACTCTGATGCTTTATTTAAGTTGGCAACCGCTTACCAGAATGCTAAAAACTGGAACGGAGCTATCCTAACATGGCAGAAAATGTCAGCTCTTCTTCCAGACTGGGCACCGGCATACTATAGTCAGGGATATTCTTACCAGCAGGCAGGAAATAATGAGGCTGCAAAACTGGCTTATGAAAAATTCATCAGTACAGTAAAACCGGCTGATCAGGAAGCAAACAAGCAGACCCTTGCTTATGCTTACTTTGCTGTTGCATATATGAGCAAAGATTCTGATCCTGCAAAAGCAAAAGATTATGTAGCGAAGTCTTTACAGCTAGATCCTACTTACCAGGATGCTGTAAAATTAAATGCAGAAATCAACAAGTAA
- a CDS encoding substrate-binding domain-containing protein, translated as MKNSFKLAVIFALSIMLAGCKKEKNAPSYHKGDLTIFTDESFQSVTEALAEGYMINYPETHIKVETKKEDLGLLDLLKGSAKVVVMSRNLTPEEIKTYEERTDLKFLPARFAADAVVFVVPKDSPKESISMDEINNGLTSDKKEFIFDGTNSSNLNFVAEKFKKTAKRFEIFHYSRKSEDY; from the coding sequence ATGAAGAATAGTTTCAAGCTTGCAGTAATTTTTGCTTTGAGCATAATGCTGGCAGGCTGCAAAAAGGAGAAAAATGCTCCTTCCTATCACAAAGGTGATCTCACAATTTTTACTGACGAATCCTTTCAAAGCGTTACAGAAGCATTAGCTGAAGGCTATATGATCAACTACCCTGAAACCCACATCAAAGTAGAAACCAAGAAGGAAGATTTAGGACTTCTTGATCTTTTAAAAGGAAGTGCTAAAGTGGTGGTAATGTCCAGAAATCTTACTCCCGAAGAAATAAAAACATACGAGGAAAGAACAGATTTAAAGTTTCTTCCTGCCAGATTCGCTGCAGATGCAGTCGTTTTTGTTGTGCCTAAAGATTCTCCGAAAGAAAGTATTTCTATGGATGAAATCAATAACGGGCTGACGTCTGATAAAAAAGAATTTATCTTCGACGGAACCAATTCAAGTAATCTGAATTTTGTTGCTGAAAAATTTAAAAAAACAGCCAAAAGATTTGAAATTTTCCATTATTCCCGGAAATCAGAAGATTATTGA
- a CDS encoding DUF308 domain-containing protein encodes MMFNWLSLVTGLFYIVLGIVVIVYKFFFTILEPAVAYALGVVLVIYGIFRIYRAISRIKQSRNEE; translated from the coding sequence ATGATGTTCAATTGGTTATCCCTGGTTACGGGATTGTTTTATATCGTTTTAGGAATTGTAGTGATTGTCTACAAATTCTTCTTTACTATTTTAGAACCTGCTGTTGCCTACGCATTAGGAGTAGTACTGGTTATTTATGGTATTTTCAGAATTTACAGGGCGATCTCAAGAATTAAACAATCGAGAAATGAAGAATAG
- a CDS encoding energy transducer TonB → MADENVYGQNLTLDEIVFENRNKEYGAYDLRHQYPRLLTKSFIIGTALFLLAALSPFIYLTIKNLTAPPKQEVKADLVDIIEEDPIIEQPKEEEPPPPPPPPKEEEKIEVIQNVVPEPVKAPKIETPPPPISKQLETTTGLQNQEGVKAPAYTPPPPPPSTGTKASTVEVKANNPNEIYKDVDQSAEYPGGMGALRKFLGDNFDTSLMEGGEGTLKAKLKFVVEKDGTVSNVTIEEKSPNGDFNSEAVRVVKKLKKWTPAKRNGESVRSYYSVPFTMNFE, encoded by the coding sequence ATGGCAGATGAAAATGTATACGGTCAGAATCTTACTTTAGACGAGATCGTATTTGAAAATAGAAACAAGGAATATGGTGCCTATGATCTTAGACATCAGTATCCGAGACTTTTAACAAAGTCTTTTATCATCGGAACAGCTTTATTCCTTTTGGCAGCTTTGTCTCCGTTCATCTATCTTACGATTAAAAATCTTACAGCTCCGCCTAAACAGGAAGTAAAGGCAGATCTTGTAGATATTATCGAAGAAGATCCGATTATCGAGCAGCCTAAAGAAGAAGAACCACCTCCACCACCACCACCTCCAAAAGAAGAGGAGAAAATTGAGGTTATTCAGAACGTGGTTCCTGAGCCTGTAAAAGCTCCGAAAATTGAAACTCCACCACCACCGATCTCTAAACAGTTGGAAACTACAACCGGTTTACAGAATCAGGAGGGGGTAAAAGCTCCGGCTTATACACCACCACCGCCACCACCATCTACAGGTACTAAAGCAAGTACAGTAGAAGTAAAAGCGAACAACCCTAACGAGATCTATAAAGATGTTGACCAGTCTGCAGAATATCCTGGAGGTATGGGAGCATTAAGAAAGTTCCTGGGTGATAACTTTGATACTTCTTTGATGGAAGGAGGAGAAGGAACACTTAAAGCTAAGCTTAAGTTCGTTGTAGAAAAAGACGGAACTGTATCAAACGTTACTATTGAAGAGAAATCTCCAAATGGCGACTTTAACAGTGAAGCTGTACGTGTAGTTAAGAAACTTAAAAAATGGACTCCTGCGAAGAGAAACGGGGAGAGCGTTAGATCTTACTATAGCGTACCATTTACTATGAACTTTGAATAA
- a CDS encoding ExbD/TolR family protein, with the protein MAEVQVQEKGGKGGKVRSKKQSTRVDMTPMVDLGFLLITFFMFTTTFSKPNVMDLGLPAKPKKDQPKPPPTEIKLSNSISILLGKNNRVFWHQQDATSLNDQTLMETTLDREGIRKVIQQAKSRAADPAKFTVIIKPTDDAVYKNFVDILDEMAITKSEQYGVTDIKPWEKAVYEKKVGGAAAPAAATK; encoded by the coding sequence ATGGCAGAAGTACAAGTACAAGAAAAAGGCGGCAAGGGCGGCAAGGTCCGTTCCAAGAAGCAGAGTACCAGAGTCGATATGACTCCGATGGTGGACTTGGGTTTTCTATTGATTACCTTCTTTATGTTCACAACTACGTTCAGTAAACCGAATGTTATGGATTTGGGTCTTCCGGCGAAACCGAAAAAAGATCAGCCGAAACCACCTCCAACAGAAATTAAACTTTCGAACTCTATCTCTATATTATTAGGTAAGAACAACAGAGTATTTTGGCACCAGCAGGATGCTACATCCCTGAATGACCAGACTCTTATGGAAACTACCCTTGATAGAGAAGGAATCAGAAAAGTAATTCAGCAGGCAAAATCTAGAGCTGCAGATCCGGCTAAATTTACCGTGATCATTAAGCCGACTGACGATGCTGTATATAAGAACTTTGTTGATATTCTTGACGAAATGGCAATTACCAAGAGTGAGCAGTACGGTGTTACTGATATCAAGCCTTGGGAGAAAGCTGTGTACGAGAAAAAAGTAGGAGGTGCTGCTGCACCGGCTGCTGCTACAAAGTAA
- a CDS encoding ExbD/TolR family protein produces the protein MARVKPKRHGVITDMTAMCDVAFLLLTFFILTTQFKKPDVEQIKPPSSISEKLLPDASLMTINATPDGKFYFQPVENASERVALLDKMGQKYGITFNNNQKAAFQKVQAIGVPMNQLKGYLDMSEDEQKNYKSPTGIPMDSTNKQLIDWVKESLSVNPDYKLAIKGDVTTQYPKVKSLFEGLRDIDFLKFWLITSQEGKPNE, from the coding sequence ATGGCGAGAGTCAAACCAAAAAGACATGGAGTAATTACGGACATGACTGCAATGTGTGACGTTGCGTTCCTACTCCTTACGTTCTTTATCTTGACCACTCAGTTTAAAAAACCTGACGTGGAGCAGATCAAACCGCCATCTTCAATTTCGGAAAAATTGCTTCCTGATGCTAGTTTAATGACTATCAATGCTACTCCGGACGGAAAATTCTATTTCCAGCCAGTAGAAAATGCATCAGAAAGAGTTGCTCTTTTGGATAAAATGGGACAAAAGTATGGAATTACTTTTAACAACAATCAAAAGGCTGCTTTCCAGAAAGTTCAGGCAATCGGTGTTCCAATGAACCAGCTTAAAGGCTACTTGGATATGTCTGAAGATGAGCAGAAAAATTATAAGAGTCCTACAGGAATTCCTATGGACAGTACAAATAAGCAATTAATTGATTGGGTAAAAGAAAGTTTGAGCGTTAATCCTGACTACAAGTTAGCAATTAAAGGTGACGTTACTACTCAATACCCTAAAGTGAAAAGCCTATTTGAAGGTTTAAGAGATATTGATTTTCTTAAATTTTGGTTGATTACATCACAAGAAGGTAAACCTAACGAATAA
- a CDS encoding MotA/TolQ/ExbB proton channel family protein yields the protein MEMNVSKNDEQVVARKAGGLNPAVIIPILFAIGVCIYLFVLGSPGNFKDADKLGSGSVAFSSVEGKDIHPESFLGIIYKGGVIVPILITFMITVIVFSFERYFVLGKAAGKGNLDNFVVQVRSLLNQNKIDEAIEECDRQQGSVGNVVKEGLTTYKALAHDTTLNKEQKMVALNKAIEEATTLEMPMLEKNMMILSTLGTVATLVALLGTVIGMIKAFFALGSGGGTPDAAALSTGISEALINTALGIGTSAIAIILYNFFTSKIDGLTYKIDEISMSIQQSFAEFN from the coding sequence ATGGAAATGAATGTTTCAAAAAATGATGAGCAAGTAGTTGCTAGAAAGGCAGGAGGTTTAAATCCAGCTGTTATTATTCCTATTCTATTTGCTATAGGAGTATGTATTTATTTATTCGTTCTTGGTAGCCCAGGAAACTTTAAAGATGCAGACAAACTAGGAAGTGGATCTGTAGCTTTTTCAAGTGTTGAAGGAAAAGACATTCACCCAGAATCGTTTTTAGGTATTATCTACAAAGGAGGGGTTATCGTACCAATCTTGATTACTTTCATGATTACTGTAATCGTTTTCTCTTTTGAAAGATATTTCGTTCTTGGTAAAGCAGCTGGAAAAGGAAACTTAGACAACTTCGTTGTTCAGGTAAGAAGCTTACTAAACCAAAACAAAATCGACGAAGCTATCGAAGAGTGTGACAGACAACAAGGTTCTGTTGGTAACGTAGTAAAAGAAGGTCTTACTACTTATAAAGCACTTGCTCACGATACTACATTAAATAAGGAGCAGAAAATGGTAGCACTTAACAAAGCTATCGAAGAAGCTACTACTCTTGAGATGCCAATGCTTGAGAAAAACATGATGATCCTTTCTACTCTAGGTACGGTTGCAACGTTAGTAGCACTACTAGGAACGGTAATCGGGATGATCAAGGCGTTCTTCGCATTAGGTTCAGGAGGTGGTACTCCGGATGCTGCTGCTCTATCTACAGGTATCTCTGAAGCCTTGATCAACACGGCATTAGGTATCGGTACTTCAGCAATCGCTATTATCCTTTACAACTTCTTTACATCTAAAATTGACGGATTAACTTACAAGATCGATGAGATCTCTATGAGTATCCAACAATCTTTCGCTGAATTCAACTAA
- the leuS gene encoding leucine--tRNA ligase → MFYDHQQIEKKWQKYWEDNQTYKTSNNTDKPKFYVLDMFPYPSGAGLHVGHPLGYIASDIYARYKRHQGFNVLHPVGYDSFGLPAEQYAIQTGQHPAITTEQNINRYEEQLRKIGFSFDWSREVRTSDASYYKWTQWIFIQLYHSWYNKNTDKAEAIDSLIQHFEEKGTEGLNANQNDELNFTAEEWKNASDLDKEDILLNYRLAYRAETTVNWCPALGTVLANDEVKDGKSERGGFPVFQKKMMQWSMRISAYSERLLQGLNTLDWPQPLKDSQEYWIGKSQGAQVKFQVEGHDEIVEVFTTRPDTIFGATFMVLAPENPLVETITTDAQKAEVDTYIEETSKKTERDRMSDVKNVSGAFTGSYAINPFSNEKMPIYISDYVLMGYGTGAVMAVPAHDERDHRFAKKFNLEIKKVVETEEDVQEKSFDSKDSVCVNSDFLNGLHYNDAKAKIISEIETKGIGHGTTNYRQRDAIFSRQRYWGEPVPIYYKDGMPYTLPTSALPLELPEVEKYLPTEDGDPPLGNAKEFAWDEVNHKVVATDLIDDKTIFPLELSTMPGWAGSSWYFLRYMDPNDQEAFVKKELADYWGQVDLYIGGSEHATGHLLYSRFWNMFLKDRGYISHEEPFQKLINQGMILGMSAFVYRIDGTNQYVSKNLAKDYKTQQIHVDVSLLKGTSDELDTEAFKAWRPDYADAEFILEDGKYITDREVEKMSKSKYNVVNPDDICEEYGADGLRLYEMFLGPLEQSKPWNTQGLSGVYGFLKKFWNLYFNGDVFEVSDEEPAKAEYKVLHTLIKKVVYDIENFSFNTSVSSFMIAVNELQKIKCNKRNILEPLAVIISPYAPHICEELWNLLGHDTSIEFEKFPVLNEDYLVEDEIEYPVSVNGKMKFKISLSAQLSAKEVEDLVISNEKMQQILEGKTPKKIIVVPHRIVNIVI, encoded by the coding sequence GTGTTTTACGATCATCAGCAGATAGAAAAAAAGTGGCAGAAATACTGGGAGGATAATCAAACCTATAAAACCTCTAATAACACAGATAAACCTAAGTTTTATGTACTCGATATGTTTCCATACCCATCAGGAGCAGGACTTCACGTAGGTCACCCGCTGGGATATATTGCATCGGATATCTATGCGAGATATAAAAGACATCAGGGGTTTAATGTTCTTCACCCGGTAGGATATGACAGCTTTGGTCTTCCTGCTGAACAGTATGCTATCCAGACAGGGCAGCATCCGGCAATTACTACAGAACAGAATATCAACAGATATGAGGAGCAGTTAAGAAAAATAGGTTTTTCATTTGACTGGAGCAGAGAAGTAAGAACTTCAGATGCATCTTATTATAAATGGACGCAATGGATTTTTATCCAGCTATACCATTCCTGGTATAATAAAAATACAGACAAGGCAGAAGCTATTGATTCTTTGATTCAGCATTTTGAAGAAAAAGGAACGGAAGGCTTAAATGCAAATCAGAACGATGAATTAAATTTCACAGCAGAAGAATGGAAGAATGCTTCCGATCTTGATAAAGAAGATATCTTATTAAACTATCGTCTTGCCTACAGAGCAGAGACAACTGTAAACTGGTGCCCGGCATTAGGAACAGTACTGGCAAATGATGAGGTGAAAGATGGAAAATCCGAAAGAGGAGGATTCCCGGTTTTCCAAAAGAAAATGATGCAGTGGAGCATGAGAATCTCTGCATACTCTGAAAGACTGTTACAGGGATTAAATACTTTAGACTGGCCACAGCCGTTGAAAGATTCTCAGGAATACTGGATTGGAAAATCTCAGGGAGCGCAGGTTAAGTTTCAGGTAGAAGGTCATGACGAGATTGTTGAGGTATTTACAACAAGACCTGATACCATCTTTGGAGCAACCTTTATGGTGTTGGCTCCGGAAAACCCTTTAGTGGAAACGATTACTACTGATGCTCAAAAAGCAGAAGTAGACACTTATATTGAAGAAACTTCTAAAAAGACCGAAAGAGACAGAATGTCTGACGTGAAAAACGTGAGCGGTGCTTTCACCGGAAGTTATGCAATCAATCCGTTCAGCAATGAAAAAATGCCGATCTATATTTCAGACTATGTACTGATGGGATATGGAACAGGTGCGGTAATGGCCGTTCCTGCACATGATGAGCGTGATCACAGATTTGCTAAGAAGTTTAATCTTGAAATTAAAAAAGTTGTAGAGACTGAAGAAGACGTTCAGGAGAAATCTTTTGATTCTAAAGATTCCGTTTGTGTAAACTCTGATTTCTTAAACGGATTACATTATAATGATGCGAAAGCAAAAATAATTTCCGAGATCGAAACGAAAGGAATCGGTCATGGAACTACCAACTACAGACAGCGTGATGCTATTTTCTCAAGACAGCGTTATTGGGGAGAACCTGTTCCTATATATTATAAGGATGGAATGCCATACACGTTGCCAACTTCCGCTTTACCTCTGGAACTTCCTGAAGTTGAAAAATACTTACCTACAGAAGATGGAGATCCGCCACTAGGAAACGCAAAAGAATTTGCATGGGATGAGGTTAATCATAAAGTAGTTGCTACAGACTTAATTGATGATAAAACTATTTTCCCTTTAGAATTATCTACTATGCCGGGATGGGCAGGAAGCTCATGGTACTTCCTTAGATATATGGATCCTAATGATCAGGAAGCTTTTGTTAAAAAAGAACTGGCAGACTATTGGGGACAGGTAGACCTATATATAGGAGGAAGCGAGCATGCAACCGGCCACTTATTATATTCCCGTTTCTGGAACATGTTCTTAAAAGACAGAGGATATATCAGCCATGAGGAGCCATTCCAGAAATTGATTAACCAGGGGATGATCTTAGGGATGAGTGCATTTGTGTACAGAATTGATGGTACAAATCAATATGTATCCAAAAATCTGGCTAAAGATTATAAAACTCAGCAGATTCACGTAGATGTATCCTTATTAAAAGGTACCTCTGATGAATTGGATACAGAAGCTTTCAAGGCATGGAGGCCGGATTATGCTGATGCAGAATTTATTCTGGAAGATGGAAAATACATCACAGACCGTGAGGTAGAAAAAATGTCCAAGTCTAAATATAATGTAGTAAACCCTGATGACATCTGTGAAGAATATGGTGCGGATGGTTTAAGATTATATGAAATGTTCTTAGGACCATTGGAGCAATCCAAACCTTGGAATACACAGGGACTAAGTGGAGTATACGGTTTCCTTAAAAAATTCTGGAATCTTTATTTTAATGGAGATGTATTTGAAGTTTCAGACGAAGAACCTGCAAAAGCGGAATATAAAGTTTTACATACCTTAATAAAGAAGGTCGTATATGATATTGAAAACTTCTCTTTCAATACATCCGTATCATCATTTATGATTGCTGTAAACGAACTTCAGAAAATAAAATGTAACAAACGCAATATTTTAGAACCGTTAGCCGTTATCATTTCTCCTTATGCTCCTCATATCTGTGAAGAATTGTGGAATTTATTAGGACATGATACTTCGATAGAATTTGAAAAATTCCCGGTATTGAATGAGGATTATCTTGTTGAAGACGAAATTGAGTATCCGGTAAGCGTAAATGGCAAAATGAAGTTCAAAATTTCACTTTCAGCTCAATTATCTGCCAAGGAAGTGGAAGATTTGGTGATTTCGAACGAGAAAATGCAACAGATTTTGGAGGGTAAAACCCCTAAAAAAATCATTGTAGTCCCTCACCGTATTGTGAATATCGTAATTTAA
- a CDS encoding lipocalin family protein: MKKLALLFAGLSLFAATGCSDNNDTVLEAPLVGTWQPLKEVVTTVETGEDPVSNTITYTDCQKQTRWWFSADSKGGKTNWGDTATPGQCAILSEIKFNYTYNKEGKDVQMKIQGVVEPQNAKIITLNETTLNLAVREETQDPKIFQTRTFTFKRVPQ, from the coding sequence ATGAAGAAATTAGCATTACTATTTGCAGGTTTGTCTTTGTTTGCAGCTACAGGATGTAGTGATAATAATGATACTGTTCTGGAAGCTCCTCTGGTTGGGACCTGGCAACCATTAAAAGAAGTAGTTACTACTGTAGAGACCGGCGAGGATCCGGTGTCTAACACAATTACTTATACTGACTGTCAGAAACAGACCAGATGGTGGTTCAGCGCTGACTCCAAGGGAGGGAAAACAAACTGGGGAGATACTGCTACGCCCGGTCAGTGTGCTATTCTTTCAGAAATAAAATTCAACTATACCTATAATAAAGAAGGAAAAGATGTCCAGATGAAAATTCAGGGAGTCGTAGAGCCACAGAATGCAAAGATTATTACTTTGAATGAAACAACGCTTAATCTTGCAGTAAGAGAGGAAACTCAGGATCCTAAGATATTCCAGACAAGAACATTTACCTTCAAGAGAGTTCCTCAATAA
- a CDS encoding acyltransferase family protein, with amino-acid sequence MQDITRNNFDFIRVLLAFIVFVGHLGALSGADQLTILTYSPVEVAVFSFFIVSGFLIARSYERSSSLKSYAKKRFNRIVPAYLLVVFLCATLLSLVSTLPFSEYFGNTQVYKYLFWNSIFMNFKAPWLPGVFGNQAVNGALWTLKIEMCFYIAVPLMFLLFGKNNKYRNISLIVLYFLSLIYLNYFEMAGKAALSRQLPGSLCYFIGGMLIYFNFDKFIKHKNALFIIAIITVWIDLIFKIKLFSPMMISIIVLYIAYSFKFLNNFGKYGDFTYGIYIFHFPIIRVFATLGLFASYNPYLMGLVCMLVVIGVGIASWHLYEKRFL; translated from the coding sequence ATGCAGGATATAACGAGAAACAATTTTGATTTTATACGTGTTCTCCTTGCTTTCATTGTCTTTGTAGGACATTTGGGGGCATTAAGCGGCGCTGACCAGCTTACAATTTTAACGTACAGCCCTGTGGAAGTGGCTGTTTTCTCATTTTTTATCGTTAGTGGCTTTCTTATTGCGAGAAGTTATGAAAGATCATCAAGCTTAAAAAGCTACGCCAAAAAGAGATTTAACAGAATTGTTCCTGCCTATTTGTTAGTTGTATTTCTATGTGCAACATTATTAAGTCTGGTCAGCACTTTACCTTTTTCTGAATATTTTGGCAATACACAGGTGTATAAATACCTATTCTGGAATTCAATTTTCATGAATTTTAAAGCGCCATGGCTACCCGGAGTATTCGGAAACCAGGCGGTAAACGGAGCATTGTGGACCCTTAAAATAGAAATGTGCTTTTATATTGCTGTTCCACTGATGTTTTTATTGTTTGGAAAAAATAACAAATACCGGAATATCAGTCTGATTGTATTGTATTTTCTCTCACTAATTTATCTCAACTATTTTGAAATGGCCGGAAAAGCTGCCCTTTCCAGACAATTACCGGGATCATTATGTTATTTCATTGGCGGAATGCTGATCTACTTTAACTTTGATAAGTTTATCAAACATAAAAATGCTTTATTCATCATTGCCATAATTACTGTCTGGATAGATCTTATTTTTAAAATAAAACTATTTTCTCCAATGATGATCAGTATTATTGTTCTGTACATTGCTTATTCATTTAAGTTCCTGAACAATTTTGGAAAGTACGGAGATTTCACTTACGGCATTTATATATTCCACTTCCCTATTATCAGGGTATTTGCAACATTGGGGCTTTTCGCCAGCTACAATCCTTATTTAATGGGATTGGTATGCATGTTGGTAGTAATCGGGGTAGGAATTGCTTCCTGGCATCTTTATGAAAAAAGATTTTTATAA
- a CDS encoding glycosyltransferase family 2 protein gives MKDLVSIITPCYNSAEFIEETIQSVLNQTYENWEWLITDDLSKDNTVEIIRKYNDPRIKLQVLEKNGGAGNARNNSLERAQGRYIAFLDSDDYWYPEYLETMTGYMQEHHVELVYCNYSRCNEQLQPILKDFLADKTVTFSNLLKTCRLAPVSTMYDTQRVGKFLFPVKSKREDHVMWLNLLKVIPEGMPVKKTLAKYRMRENSVSRNKKNIIKDQYLVYKDFMGFSTLKSLYYTANWALNGFLKYSKIFN, from the coding sequence ATGAAAGATCTTGTCTCCATTATTACTCCATGTTATAATTCTGCAGAATTTATCGAGGAAACCATACAGTCTGTTCTTAACCAAACCTATGAAAACTGGGAGTGGCTGATCACTGATGACCTTTCTAAAGATAATACTGTTGAGATCATCAGGAAATATAATGATCCCAGAATAAAGCTGCAGGTACTGGAGAAAAACGGAGGCGCAGGAAATGCAAGGAACAACAGCCTGGAAAGAGCCCAGGGAAGATATATTGCCTTTCTGGATTCTGATGATTACTGGTATCCCGAATATCTTGAAACAATGACCGGTTATATGCAGGAACACCATGTAGAACTTGTCTACTGTAATTATTCCAGATGTAATGAGCAGCTGCAGCCAATTCTGAAAGACTTTCTGGCTGACAAAACAGTTACTTTCTCCAATCTGCTGAAGACATGCCGTCTTGCTCCTGTCTCTACCATGTATGATACCCAAAGAGTTGGTAAATTCCTGTTCCCCGTAAAAAGCAAACGCGAGGACCATGTGATGTGGCTTAATCTTTTAAAGGTCATTCCGGAAGGGATGCCAGTAAAAAAAACGCTGGCAAAGTACAGAATGCGGGAAAACAGTGTTTCCAGAAATAAAAAAAACATCATCAAAGATCAATACCTTGTCTATAAAGATTTCATGGGATTTTCAACATTAAAATCATTATACTATACGGCTAACTGGGCGCTAAATGGATTCCTCAAATATTCGAAAATTTTTAATTAA